Within the Salinimonas marina genome, the region AACACAGGTGCAGCTGTGTATCGTGCATCAAATTCGCCACTCGCTGCGCTACGTGAACTGGAAGCAGCGTAAGATTATCGCGGCGGATTTAAAACTGATTTATGGTGCGGCCACTCGTGCTGAAGCCGAGCAGGCCCTCGAGCTTTTTGCAGAAAAATGGGATTGCGAACACCCGACCATCAGCCGCTCCTGGCGGGCGAACTGGGAACGTTTATGCGTATTCTTCGATTATCCGACCGAGATACGCAAGGCCATTTACACCACCAATGCGATTGAGTCGCTGAACGCGTCCCTGCGAAAAATCACCAAGACCCGCCGGTCGTTCCCGAACGACGAAGCCGTCATGAAGGTGTTGTACCTAGCCTTGCATCAGGCTTCGAAAAAGTGGACGATGCCCATACGCAACTGGAAACCGGCCATGGCGCAGTTCGAGATTATGTACCAGGCTCGGATTTAACAGTGCAATCAGCCATTTACACAAAATATTTTACAGTCTCTGTGCAGATAGCTGATATTCGGTTTTTAATACTCGACTAAATCGCTTCGCTAAAAATTACATTTTTATTCTTGAATAAAGAGCTAATTTCCCGCAGGTTTGGTTTTCTTTGGCCATCCAACAGATGTGGACGTAATTAACCTCGGGGTCGCGCAACACTGACAGAACTCCGTCAAAGTTATCCCTATTAATATTAATCCCATCAATGCTGTTAACAATGCTGTCCTTAGAGATATTCAATGCATCTGCGCCTGTCCCAGCGGCTATATCTTTGACTATTGCTCCTTGGCTATGCGGTAGTAATCGTAAACCGGAGCGGTCTAACAAAATCGGGATGCTCGTTTTATGGTTAGCTTGGATCCAGACTTTTTCTCCAGAGAAATCAAACGTCATATTAAATCGTTGCATAACTTGATTGCCCAATACACCATGACTGCCGCTTTGAGAATTGCTCCCTGTTACACGAAAGTATGTGGGCAAGGATCTAAAATGTTGTTCACCAATAACCAATGAACTCAGTAAGCCTACTTTGTTCAATGTATCGCCACTAATTCCAGTCGTTCTTGCAGTGAAAGCGTTGTTTGGTATAGCAAAAGCTTGCTTGTTCGCAAACAAGCTCAACGTGCCTGTGGAGCCAGTATCAAGCATCACTTTGACTGTTTTATCTGTTTCACCGTTTCGTATTTGGGTTGATAGGTATGGGGTATTGCCTTCTACTTCAATATCTAACACTTGCCATGATTTCGATGCATACCCTTGACGATTTGTTTGCGTAGGTAATGATATTTGAAGCGTTTGCTTATCGTAGTTTATTTCGATTAAGCAGCAATTAAAAAAATCTGCGCCTAATACGCCGTCAAAATAGGTTTCTGCGATACTGTCAAATGGCATAGCTGATGTGGGGGCGTAAATAACAGATAGCTCTGAAATTGAAAAATCACCAATATTTATATGGGTGTTATCAACTATGTAGGCAATAGGATCGTCACCATTCCCAGAACCAGATATCGCAATTGGCTTGTTTTGAGGAAATTTAAGTAACTGGGTAGCTGCTGTTTCAGTAACCACAGTCGCCGCAGCGCCAGAATCTAAGACAAAGCGAAAACCATTAACCCCGTTTACAGTCGTAGAGACGATAATATGATTATTCAGCATGGTGAATGGCACTACTGCATTGCTTTGCCCTTTGCCCCAAGAAACATTCGCTTTAGCATTTTGCCACTGAAAGTTAGCCAAATCCCATATTCGACAACCAGACATAGCGCTTAATATTGTTAATAGTAAGGTGAGTTTCAAAATAGCCCTCACACTTTCTTTAGGCGATTTGTTTTTTATAAATCTTGGAATTAGCATACCTATACGTATTGACATTGTTTACCCTCAGTTATTTCATATTACCTTAACAGCAAATAATTATTGTTTTATAATAACTATTTGTTTATTTGTAATAATTTATTTCCGTAAGAAAGGGATTTCTTTGTACGGTCTGAGATTTTGGCTTACACTGATTGAAAAATTTACTGGCATAAAAATGAGTTCATTAGATAAGTTGAAACGAACGGGAAAAATAGCCCGCTTCATGGTGTTCGCAATATTTGGCGCGGTATTTTTTGTCGCGATATTTGGCTTTGTAACAGAAGGTCGATCGTGGGTATCATTTGGTGATGATCAATTTAACCAGCTTTGGCAAATTCATCATGATAAAACTAGCATATTGCTTCTGCTAGTAGCGCCTGCTGCCATAACACTTCTATTGGGTGCATATTTTTTGCAACGTCTATTGCAACAATTCAGTCATGGCACTTTTTATTCTGATTCAAGTGTGAGCTGCCTGAAGTGGTTAGCATGGTTGACGTTTTTTGGTGTGCTTTACAATATGTTACTGAGTCCCTTCGCCCTGTATTTACTGGGAAGTGATCAAGATATAGAAATCAACATTAGACCTCTAACTTTGATAGTTGTATTTTGCCTGCCCGCAATTGTCCAATTTTTCAGTGCTGCAAGAGAGATAGCGTTAGAAAACAACGAGATAATATAAATGCCAATATTAGTAAATTTAGATGTAATGATGGCGAAGCGGAAAATGCGCTCTAAGGAATTAGCGCAGAAAATTGGTATTACCGAAGCAAATTTATCACTACTTAAAAGTGGTAAAGTAAAAGGTGTACGTTTTGGGACCTTAGAAGCTATCTGTCATCATTTGGCGTGTCAACCCGGCGATATTTTGGTTTTCGAACCAGATATGGAATAAACCTCTTTTGATGATCATTAATAAGTTCCCTATTCCAGGCTGAGGGTACTGAATAAGAGTATGAATACTGAATTTTAGGTACCGAAGGAACATTAAATGAGACCGTCGAACGGCGGATCTTGCGCTTTTGTTCGCATTGAATAACTAAATATCGAACGTGTCTCCTATCGCTCAGATCGGCCGTGCAATTTGCAAGAATAAATATGGACTGGTATGGTGTCAACGACAAAGTCGCTCGGTAATTATACCGACAGTTTCCCTTGGTAATCACACTAGTACATTTTAGGTCTGAATTCACTAGTCACTGCTGGTAATCAAGGTATTTCATAATCTGCATCATTTCTTTTAAGGTTCCCTTCAGATGAGATTGTTACCGTGCCACAGTGACAAAACTTGGGGGCTATGTTCATCGATGATCGCGTTCCTGATATTACGTCGTAAGTTGGCTCTTTTTGAGAAAACAAGGCGAAAATATCATATCTGTATCAACGAAACTCTTCTTGAAGAGCTTGATTTATTGCTGCATCAGCATATTCATCTTTAGATGAATCTTCTTTTTTATGATGAAAAATTTGTCGTGTTGTCTTATAATATACTGTATGCCAACCTTTATTATCATTATTGTAATTCACCGTAACTTTCGTGATTCAGAAATCACCTATATCCATGTTTCTCCATTCATTTGATGACTGTACGGCCCTATACGCTCCGTTATAAAGGTTATCACCTGTATAAATTGCTTCGGCGGCAACGATACTGCCCTCTGAATAAACAAAAGTTGACAGAGAACTTAGAATTAAAAAGCAGAATAATTTCATAACAATTCCGTTTGTAAAAATTAAAAGTCAATTTTGTTTTTAAACATTATGCTATAATCGAATTCTACAGCTTCTTTTATGTTAAGTTTTTCCCTTGCCGCCTTGAGAAAGATTTGAGAATTCTTATCTAATAATTCATTCTCAAAAGCGCTGGTTTTCGACTTGTAATAAAGCGTATCCTTCATGTGCTTGTCAATTTCACCTTGCAAGTACACAAAAGCTACTTCTTTATCAAAATCACCCAAAGCATTGTATATTGACGACAATGAACTTAACGCTGAACCTTTATTTTTTGAGTAAAAGTATCTTAGCAAAGCAAACTTTTCAGCTCTTTGGTAGTTGTGGTTGTTAATATAGAAATTTTCTAAAATTATAATTGCCGGAATATCGCCCTTATCTGCTCTTTTCTCCCATTTTTTTATATTGTAGACTTTATTTTTAATAAGCTTTGGAACTTCACTGTTATCAAACTGGGCGTAGAATGAGTCGCTAAAAGAAAAAATTTTATTGTCAATAAAAAAATCATTTAAATTATTTAGCCTACTAAAAGCCGAAGGACTTACCAAAAAAAACATAATTATTAACGACAATCTTTTCATACTATATCCCTTTAATATGTAATAATATCTATATTAATATTAAACTCAAACTACATAGTTAATCACTATTATTAAGAAATTTAAATTTCCTTAAAGAACGTAACACGCCAAGATCTTTATAACAAATAAAATATTTCGATATCTCCGTCGTATCATCTCCTGATTCCCAAAAAAACTCTTACTCAGCATTAATGCCGAACAGTTAAGAATTTAATGATCGGTTGACCGATCCTTTGAAGGCTTCAAAATCCGATATCAGCTAACTGGTATCGGATTTTTTTATGGACGTTTCTCAAGCTCTCGACATCATCAATTCAGCAAAACAGCCTCAGGTTAAAGTGCTGTCAGACCTCATCCCACTAGAGTTGATTGAGCAAGCTTATCAGATGACTGATACGGTCACCTTGCGCAAGTGGAATCATCGGTGTGGCTGCTTGTGGGCATGGCGCTATATAGCGACAAATCGATATCCGATGCCGTGAGTCAACTGGACCCTGTCGACCGCGAAGGTAAACTGTTTTTCGGCGCCAAGTGTATTGACGCAGCGTTGCAAAACACTGGAAGAATGTGGCGCAAAGGCGGTGTATCAGCATATGACCGCGCATTGGTCAAACAGGCAAATCTACCTCAACGGAACGCACTGACGCTTTTAGACGTTGATGGTGTCGTTTGGCGTACTGAAGATACACCCGAAGATGCCGACGGGTTTTCACGCAAAAAAATTCTCTTTATACGCAAGTAAGAATGGTCTGTTAGATTGAGCTAAGTACCGACCTGATGACAGGAAGAGCGTTTGACAGTTATGCCGTCAATAAAATGAAGCTGGCCGAACAGCTTATCGAAACCACCCCGGATAATAGTGTCACCCTGTTCGATAAGGGTTTTACTCCCTGGGCCTGTTAATCAGTGGCAGCACAAGGGGGAAAACCGACACTGGCTTATTCTTTTTAAAAAGAACCTGCGATATCAGGAAATTCGCTCTCTGGGACGCAATGACAAATTGGTAACGTTAAGCAGTAACCCCAGTTTCAGGAAGTTATGGCCGGGATTACCTGATACCCTGACTGCTCGTATTGTAAGCCGAAAAAGCAGAGGCAAAACCTATGAGGTACTGACCTCAATGACCGGCGCCATGCACTAACCTGCAGCCGATATCGTAAACTTATACGGACATCGCTAGAAATTGAGCTGGGCTATCGGGAGTAGAAAAATATATGCTGGGCAACCATCTGACCTTGCGTAGTCGCCTGCCTGAGTTAGAGAAGCAGGAGCTGTGGGGCGTAATGCTGACCTACAATCTGGTGCGATACCAGATGGTTCAAGTGTGCTTTAACTTTAAGGGAAACTACCTGCCTTACCAGCTTAGTTTTAACGGTGTACTGGCTGTAGTGGTCGAAGATATTAGGAGGTATGAGCGCAAGCTGCTAGCAAGGACATTCTTGCCAAGATTTGATATCTCAGTGTCTTGATGGTTTTTCTACTAGTCTACTGCGATGGAAAACTCATTGCGCCAAGGCCTGGTTTACGTACATAGCGGAATTGTCAGAATAGCTAAACCTCGTTTCAGTTTATTACCAGTGCATGTCGAACTCACTCAATCAGAGTGAATAACCCCATAGCTACAATGTTTTATGAGCATTTGTTTTAATCCCTTCGCTTATTAGCTGTTTTTTCTCATGAATTTGCCTGCGTAAGAACTTGTTCGTATAAGCTACGGAACTTTACCGGATATAGGGCTATGCTTATACGTTCAGCAGATGATGAGTTCTTTAATAGCGTACTGAATAGTCGCGCAGTTATTGTCGTTTTGGACCCATTGGTTTATATCAGACCGTAAGAGGATACAACAATGAACAAACTGTACAAAGGGGTCATAGCCGCCACCGGCTTGTGGATATTATGCCTGACGTCCGCCAGTGCTCTGGCCGAGGCGCACAAGGAAGACGGGGCCAAAAAGGAAATGCTGGCTGAAATGTGGGTGATGATGCCTAAAGAAGGAAAACAACAGGCGCTCGAAGATGCACTGAAAGAGCATGTAAAATTCAGACAATCTAAAAATGATACCCGCGAATGGCATGTCTATGCTCCGGTATTCGGCAGCAAGTTGGATCGGCTGGCGGTACGGGCCAATAACTTTACCTGGGCGGATATGGACACCTATCGCGATTGGGCGAAGAACCAGGGGGTCAGTGAGAACTGGCAACAAACCGCTGGCCAGTATGTAGATCATTATCACCATTACCTGGCAATCGAAGATCGTGAAAACAGCCACTGGGGCCCTGATGTTAACTACAAATATGTGGGAGTGACCAGCTATCAGCCTAAGCTGGGTCACCGCAGTGCTATTAACGAAGATATCAAAACCATGTCAGAGGCAGCCAAGGAACAAAACTGGCCCTATCACTGGTCGTTTTCTAACTCGGTCAGTGGGCACGGTGAGATAAATCTGGCGGTTCCTTATGAAAACTGGGGGGCCATGGCACCACCTGAAACAGAGTTTATGGAAGTGCTGGCTACCCACATGGGCGATGAGGAAAAAGCCAAGGAATTGATGAAGCGGTGGGCAGGGCATTTTGACAAAGTCGAGTTCAATGTATGGGAACTGCGAAACGATCTGATGCAATAACATAATAA harbors:
- a CDS encoding helix-turn-helix domain-containing protein, whose protein sequence is MPILVNLDVMMAKRKMRSKELAQKIGITEANLSLLKSGKVKGVRFGTLEAICHHLACQPGDILVFEPDME
- a CDS encoding retropepsin-like aspartic protease; translated protein: MSIRIGMLIPRFIKNKSPKESVRAILKLTLLLTILSAMSGCRIWDLANFQWQNAKANVSWGKGQSNAVVPFTMLNNHIIVSTTVNGVNGFRFVLDSGAAATVVTETAATQLLKFPQNKPIAISGSGNGDDPIAYIVDNTHINIGDFSISELSVIYAPTSAMPFDSIAETYFDGVLGADFFNCCLIEINYDKQTLQISLPTQTNRQGYASKSWQVLDIEVEGNTPYLSTQIRNGETDKTVKVMLDTGSTGTLSLFANKQAFAIPNNAFTARTTGISGDTLNKVGLLSSLVIGEQHFRSLPTYFRVTGSNSQSGSHGVLGNQVMQRFNMTFDFSGEKVWIQANHKTSIPILLDRSGLRLLPHSQGAIVKDIAAGTGADALNISKDSIVNSIDGININRDNFDGVLSVLRDPEVNYVHICWMAKENQTCGKLALYSRIKM